The Triticum aestivum cultivar Chinese Spring chromosome 7B, IWGSC CS RefSeq v2.1, whole genome shotgun sequence genome window below encodes:
- the LOC123159201 gene encoding protochlorophyllide-dependent translocon component 52, chloroplastic codes for MDPLRILLPRAQAQPLLPLPAGVPAPSFSPRLVPRRRARRHRNGAARMLPASAVASESPWTEQEPASGEKDERFDWLDQWYPFAPVEDLDLGAPHGKMVLGIRVVAWYDRGAGEWLVFDDACPHRLAPLSEGRIDDKGRLQCVYHGWCFDGRGACKFIPQAPALGPPVHNNSKACVASYPCVVQNKILWFYPRAEPEHRDVLQRKRPPFIKEIDDPSFVTSFLVRDMPYGYDVLAENLMDPSHVPYAHKGLLRGLPRLVDPGREEYDKEGGVPMAVKVEDSSVNGFASSQGPGYSKFVAPCTYYGSPASKKSEKNKPHIMLVFIIVPVAPGRSRVMWAFPRNFGLWLHKITPRWFDHIGVNAILDSDMYLLHIEERNFAKAGIENWQKSVYVPTSSDGTVVAFRNWFRKYCRFQVGWAAPTVDQLPATPTKDKLMDRYWSHVAQCTSCSAALKAMKALEVALQVASIAVVGLLAVAKGTLLTSVVQRAVIVSAAVLCFAASRWLADFIQKNFYFEDYVHAYK; via the exons ATGGATCCCCTCCGCATACTCCTCCCCCGCGCCCAGGCTCAGCCATTGCTTCCGCTCCCCGCCGGCGTCCCAGCACCGAGCTTCAGCCCCCGCCTCGTCCCGCGGCGACGGGCGCGCCGCCACCGCAACGGGGCCGCGCGGATGCTGCCAGCGTCGGCCGTGGCGTCCGAGTCGCCGTGGACGGAGCAGGAGCCGGCGTCCGGGGAGAAGGATGAGCGGTTCGACTGGCTGGACCAGTGGTACCCCTTCGCCCCCGTGGAGGACCTGGACCTCGGCGCGCCGCACGGCAAGATGGTGCTGGGGATCCGCGTGGTGGCCTGGTACGACCGCGGCGCCGGCGAGTGGCTCGTGTTCGACGACGCGTGCCCGCACCGCCTGGCGCCGCTCTCCGAGGGCCGCatcgacgacaagggccggctccagtgCGTGTACCACGGCTGGTGCTTCGACGGCCGCGGCGCCTGCAAGTTCATCCCCCAGGCCCCCGCGCTCGGCCCGCCAGTGCACAACAACAGCAAGGCGTGCGTTGCATCGTACCCGTGCGTGGTGCAGAACAAGATCCTCTGGTTCTACCCGCGCGCCGAGCCGGAGCACAGGGACGTGCTGCAGAGGAAGCGGCCGCCGTTCATCAAGGAGATCGACGACCCCTCCTTCGTAACCTCCTTCCTGGTCAGGGACATGCCCTACGG GTACGATGTGTTGGCGGAGAATCTCATGGACCCTTCTCACGTCCCCTACGCGCACAAAGGCTTGCTCCGCGGCCTCCCCCGGCTTGTAGACCCCGGCAG AGAGGAGTACGACAAAGAAGGCGGCGTGCCGATGGCGGTGAAGGTAGAGGATTCGAGCGTGAATGGGTTCGCGTCGTCGCAGGGCCCCGGCTACTCCAAGTTCGTCGCACCTTGCACGTACTACGGATCGCCGGCTTCAAAGAAATCAGAG AAGAACAAGCCTCACATCATGCTGGTGTTCATCATCGTGCCGGTCGCTCCGGGGAGGAGCAGGGTGATGTGGGCCTTCCCGAGGAACTTCGGCCTCTGGCTCCACAAGATCACGCCGCGGTGGTTCGACCACATCGGCGTCAACGCCATCTTGGATTCCGACATGTACCTCCTCCACATCGAG GAGCGCAACTTCGCTAAGGCAGGCATCGAGAACTGGCAGAAGAGTGTGTACGTGCCCACGTCGTCGGACGGCACGGTCGTCGCCTTCAGGAACTGGTTCAGGAAGTACTGCAGGTTCCAGGTCGGCTGGGCCGCCCCGACGGTCGACCAGCTGCCGGCGAcccccaccaaggacaagctcatGGACAGGTACTGGTCGCACGTGGCGCAGTGCACGAGCTGCAGCGCCGCCCTCAAGGCCATGAAGGCGctcgaggtggccctgcaggtggcGTCGATCGCCGTCGTCGGGCTCCTCGCGGTGGCCAAGGGGACACTTCTCACGTCGGTCGTCCAGCGGGCCGTCATCGTGTCCGCGGCTGTCCTGTGCTTCGCGGCCTCCCGGTGGCTCGCGGACTTCATCCAGAAGAACTTCTATTTTGAGGACTATGTCCATGCTTACAAGTGA